One segment of Fusobacterium massiliense DNA contains the following:
- a CDS encoding nicotinate phosphoribosyltransferase, whose amino-acid sequence MNNELILTEFARVINSDRYQYTESDIFLMENMQNKVAVFDMFFRKTEDGGFAVVSGIQEVIHLIEILNNTPEEEKKKYFSKILEEQHLIEFLSKLKFTGDLYALRDGEIVYPNEPIITIKAPLIQAKILETPILNIMNMNMAIATKASMITRVAAPIKVLAFGSRRAHGFDSAVEGNKAAIIGGCFGHSNLMTEYKYGLPSNGTMSHSYIQAFGVGVEAEKIAFKTFITHRRERKNNSLILLIDTYDAINIGIENAIKAFKECGIDDNYQGIYGIRLDSGDLAYQSKKCRKRLDEEGFTKAKITLTNGLDEKLIRSLKEQGACVDMYGVGDAIAVSKSFPCFGGVYKIVELDEEPLIKISGDVIKISNPGFKEVYRIFDKEGFAYADLITLVKNDEDKEKLTANKEFSIRDEKYEFKSSLLKKDSYSYKKLTNIYIENGNIIENLYSELLDVKKSQNYYFDTLGKISPERKRLENPHSYKVDLSSDLLKLKYGLINKIKNV is encoded by the coding sequence ATGAATAATGAATTAATTTTAACAGAATTTGCCAGAGTTATCAACTCTGATAGATATCAATATACAGAAAGTGATATTTTTTTAATGGAAAATATGCAAAATAAAGTTGCAGTCTTTGATATGTTTTTTAGAAAGACGGAAGATGGTGGTTTTGCAGTTGTTTCAGGAATACAGGAAGTTATACATTTAATAGAGATTTTAAATAATACTCCGGAAGAAGAAAAGAAAAAATATTTCTCTAAAATTTTAGAAGAACAGCATTTAATAGAATTTTTATCAAAGTTAAAATTCACTGGTGATTTATATGCATTAAGAGATGGAGAAATAGTTTATCCTAATGAACCAATAATAACTATTAAGGCTCCATTGATACAAGCTAAAATTTTAGAAACTCCCATATTAAATATAATGAATATGAATATGGCAATAGCTACAAAAGCTTCTATGATAACAAGAGTAGCTGCACCTATAAAGGTTTTAGCATTTGGAAGTAGAAGAGCTCATGGTTTTGATAGTGCTGTTGAGGGAAATAAAGCAGCTATAATTGGAGGATGTTTTGGGCATTCAAATTTAATGACTGAATATAAGTATGGACTTCCTTCGAACGGAACAATGTCTCATTCATATATTCAAGCATTTGGGGTAGGTGTAGAAGCTGAAAAAATTGCTTTTAAAACTTTTATAACACACAGAAGAGAAAGAAAAAATAATAGTTTAATATTATTGATAGATACATATGATGCAATAAATATTGGTATAGAAAATGCAATAAAAGCTTTTAAGGAATGTGGCATAGATGACAACTATCAAGGAATATATGGTATAAGACTTGATTCAGGGGACTTGGCATATCAATCAAAAAAATGCCGTAAAAGATTAGATGAAGAAGGCTTTACAAAAGCTAAAATAACTTTAACTAATGGTTTAGATGAAAAACTTATAAGGTCTTTGAAAGAACAAGGAGCTTGTGTAGATATGTATGGAGTGGGAGATGCAATAGCAGTAAGCAAATCATTTCCTTGTTTTGGAGGAGTTTATAAGATAGTTGAGTTAGATGAAGAACCTTTAATAAAAATTTCAGGAGATGTTATAAAAATTTCAAATCCAGGATTTAAAGAAGTGTACAGAATTTTTGATAAAGAAGGGTTTGCTTATGCCGACCTAATAACTTTAGTAAAAAATGATGAGGATAAAGAAAAATTAACAGCTAATAAAGAATTTTCTATAAGAGATGAAAAGTATGAATTTAAAAGTAGTTTATTAAAAAAAGATAGTTATTCATATAAAAAACTTACAAATATTTACATAGAAAATGGAAATATAATTGAAAATTTATACAGTGAACTTTTAGATGTAAAAAAATCACAAAATTATTATTTTGATACATTAGGAAAAATATCTCCTGAAAGAAAAAGATTGGAAAATCCACATAGTTATAAGGTAGATTTATCTTCTGATTTATTAAAATTAAAATATGGATTAATTAATAAAATAAAAAATGTTTAA
- a CDS encoding NusG domain II-containing protein, whose translation MQKNRYFKIGDTVIYIFLIVFFGVFLSKIGNFKDVKGAKAEIWVDGDLKYVQPLQKEEKNIFVETGIGGCNVQFKDEMVRVTSSNSPLKIAVKQGFIKSPGEVIIGIPDRLVIKIVGDSEENEVDFILR comes from the coding sequence ATGCAAAAAAATAGATATTTTAAGATAGGTGATACTGTAATTTATATATTTTTAATAGTATTTTTTGGAGTTTTTTTATCAAAAATAGGAAACTTTAAAGATGTAAAAGGTGCTAAGGCAGAAATATGGGTTGATGGAGATTTGAAGTATGTTCAACCATTGCAAAAAGAAGAAAAAAATATTTTTGTAGAAACAGGAATTGGTGGTTGTAATGTGCAATTTAAAGATGAAATGGTTAGAGTAACAAGCTCAAATTCTCCATTGAAAATTGCAGTTAAACAAGGTTTTATAAAATCTCCAGGAGAGGTTATTATTGGTATACCTGATAGGTTAGTAATAAAAATTGTTGGAGATTCAGAAGAGAATGAAGTTGATTTCATTTTGAGATAA
- a CDS encoding AI-2E family transporter, translating to MSLKKVTKILGIVLLIIVVQAYFLSTANFLEIISKWSGYFTSIIMALFLAVLLNPIAEFFRRKIKMNLICSLIASILIVILIILVLLMIIIPQILASMKEMNNIFPYISDKIYNFMTRGIEILEEKNIYKINVSELNTNFSNFIKANSSSIQKIGSVLLGNIVRWSVGLTNVVVAFILAFLILLDRERLLNTLKNIVKIIFGEKNTDYVMLKLKASETIFLNYIGGKIIVSFIVGLCVYITLLITGTPYAALSGILLGIGNMIPYVGSLVGGIIAFFLILIIAPIKTIFLIVAIVISQLVDGFIVGPKIIGDKVGLSSFWVMVSMIVFGNLFGLLGMFLGTPLLSIIRLFYKDLVKKAEREGEK from the coding sequence ATGAGTTTAAAAAAAGTAACAAAAATTTTAGGGATAGTTTTATTAATTATAGTTGTTCAAGCATATTTTTTAAGTACTGCTAACTTTTTAGAAATAATTAGCAAGTGGAGTGGTTATTTTACATCAATAATAATGGCTTTATTTCTTGCTGTATTACTAAATCCTATAGCAGAATTTTTTAGAAGAAAAATTAAAATGAATTTAATATGTTCACTTATTGCATCTATTCTGATTGTAATACTGATAATATTAGTATTATTAATGATAATTATTCCTCAAATTTTAGCTTCAATGAAAGAGATGAATAATATTTTTCCTTATATTTCAGATAAAATTTATAATTTTATGACTAGAGGTATAGAAATTTTAGAAGAGAAAAATATATATAAAATAAATGTTAGTGAATTAAATACCAATTTTTCTAATTTTATTAAAGCTAATTCTTCTAGTATACAAAAAATAGGCTCAGTATTATTAGGAAATATTGTTCGTTGGTCAGTGGGACTTACAAATGTAGTAGTAGCTTTTATATTAGCATTTTTAATATTGCTAGATAGAGAAAGACTGTTAAATACATTAAAAAATATTGTAAAAATAATATTTGGAGAGAAAAATACAGATTATGTAATGCTTAAATTAAAAGCTTCAGAAACTATATTTTTAAACTATATTGGTGGGAAAATAATAGTTTCTTTCATTGTGGGTTTATGCGTCTATATAACTTTATTGATAACAGGAACTCCTTATGCAGCATTAAGTGGCATACTACTAGGAATAGGAAATATGATACCTTATGTAGGTTCATTAGTTGGAGGAATAATAGCATTTTTCTTAATACTTATAATTGCTCCAATAAAAACAATATTTTTAATAGTTGCTATTGTAATTTCTCAACTTGTTGATGGTTTTATAGTTGGACCGAAGATAATTGGAGATAAGGTAGGATTGAGTTCATTTTGGGTTATGGTTTCAATGATAGTTTTTGGTAATTTATTTGGTTTACTAGGAATGTTTTTAGGAACACCATTATTATCAATAATAAGATTATTTTATAAAGATTTAGTAAAAAAAGCTGAGAGAGAGGGAGAAAAATGA
- the nhaC gene encoding Na+/H+ antiporter NhaC has translation MFDLVQHHKPKKMEAILIILIVFLILGYSMIGIPNMTPHIPVLITIVFLLLYGSINKVKFSLLQNSMIQSVSTSMGAVFLFFFIGILVTVLMMAGSIPTLIFYGLDIISTKVFYLSSFVITAIIGIAIGSSLTTVATLGVALMGMSNAFGLNPAITAGAIVSGAFFGDKMSPLSDTTSISASIVGVDLFEHIKNMMYTTVPAFILSALAFTLLSPWNKVGDISSVVQFKNDILNTGLVNNLSFIPFILLIIFSILKVPAILTIIYTSIVGLGIAFINNSYSLEEIAGFLFAGFSKADLPQTIASLLNRGGINSMFFTLTIVILALALGGLLFGLGIIPTLLESIAHLLTTPSRATFCVAFTALGVNYIVGEQYLSILLSGKTFKPIYDELQLHSKNLSRTLEDSGTVINPLVPWGVCGVFITSVLGVSTVAYLPFSFFCYLSLILTLIFGFTGMTLTKK, from the coding sequence ATGTTTGATTTAGTACAACATCACAAACCGAAGAAAATGGAAGCAATACTTATAATTTTGATAGTATTTCTAATACTAGGATACTCAATGATAGGAATTCCAAATATGACACCACATATTCCAGTTTTAATAACTATTGTATTTTTATTATTATATGGTTCTATAAATAAAGTTAAATTTTCATTATTACAAAATAGTATGATTCAATCTGTTAGTACAAGTATGGGAGCTGTATTTTTGTTTTTTTTCATTGGAATTTTAGTTACAGTACTAATGATGGCAGGGTCTATACCAACATTAATTTTTTATGGTTTAGATATAATTTCAACAAAGGTGTTTTACCTTTCATCTTTTGTAATAACAGCAATTATTGGAATAGCTATTGGAAGTAGCTTGACTACTGTTGCAACTTTAGGAGTTGCTCTTATGGGAATGTCTAATGCTTTTGGATTAAATCCTGCAATCACTGCTGGAGCAATAGTATCTGGAGCATTTTTTGGAGATAAAATGTCTCCTTTATCAGATACAACAAGTATTTCGGCAAGTATAGTCGGAGTTGATTTATTTGAACATATAAAAAATATGATGTATACAACAGTTCCAGCTTTTATATTATCAGCTCTTGCATTTACTTTACTTTCTCCTTGGAATAAGGTTGGAGATATATCAAGTGTTGTACAATTTAAGAATGATATTTTAAATACAGGTTTAGTTAATAATTTATCTTTTATACCTTTCATTTTATTAATAATATTTTCAATATTAAAAGTTCCAGCAATATTAACAATTATATATACAAGTATAGTTGGACTAGGAATAGCATTCATTAATAATTCTTATAGTTTAGAAGAAATAGCTGGGTTTTTATTTGCAGGATTTTCAAAGGCTGATTTACCACAAACAATAGCAAGTCTTCTAAATAGAGGTGGAATAAACAGTATGTTTTTTACATTGACAATAGTAATACTTGCTTTGGCCTTGGGAGGTTTATTATTTGGTTTAGGAATTATTCCTACATTATTAGAAAGCATAGCTCATTTATTAACAACACCATCAAGAGCGACTTTTTGTGTAGCTTTTACAGCTTTAGGAGTAAATTACATAGTGGGAGAGCAATACTTAAGTATTTTACTTTCAGGAAAAACTTTTAAGCCTATCTATGATGAATTGCAACTACATTCTAAAAATTTATCAAGAACCTTAGAAGATTCAGGAACTGTTATCAATCCTTTAGTTCCTTGGGGAGTTTGTGGGGTTTTTATAACTAGTGTTTTAGGAGTTAGTACAGTAGCTTACTTACCATTTTCATTTTTCTGTTACCTTTCATTGATATTAACATTAATTTTTGGATTTACAGGAATGACTTTAACAAAAAAATAA
- a CDS encoding DUF1904 domain-containing protein, whose protein sequence is MPHLKIRGIEKKIIVEHSKEIVDNLSKIINCDRTWVTIEHQETEYIFDGKIVEGYTFVEIYWFAREEKIKKEVAKYLTELIKKVNNNKDCCVIFFTLTGENYCDNGEFFA, encoded by the coding sequence ATGCCACATTTAAAAATAAGAGGAATTGAGAAAAAAATAATAGTGGAACACAGTAAAGAAATAGTAGATAATTTATCTAAAATTATAAATTGTGATAGAACTTGGGTGACCATAGAGCACCAAGAAACTGAATATATTTTTGATGGAAAAATTGTAGAAGGCTATACTTTTGTTGAAATATATTGGTTTGCAAGGGAAGAAAAAATAAAAAAAGAGGTTGCTAAGTATTTAACAGAACTTATAAAAAAAGTAAATAACAATAAAGATTGCTGTGTTATATTTTTTACATTGACTGGTGAAAATTATTGTGATAATGGAGAATTTTTTGCATAA
- a CDS encoding phosphatidylserine decarboxylase, whose product MKFEKIRYIERKTGEVKIEKVMGENFLEFLYYNPFGKLTLNAVVKRKILSDWYGKKMSSPESKNKIKDFIKDMDINMNEYKYPAEYYNNFNEFFYRELKDGARIIDKNEESLASPADSKILAYENIDEIQKFFVKGSEFSLEEFFQSKDLAEKYKGGTFVIFRLAPADYHRFHFPTSGKISENKKIEGYYYSVSTHAIKTNFRIFSENKREYAILSTEKFGDIAMVDVGATMVGGIVQTYKENSFVNKGDEKGYFLFGGSTCILVFEKDKVEIDKDILDNTKNKIETRIYMGEKFANAKK is encoded by the coding sequence ATGAAGTTTGAAAAAATAAGATATATTGAAAGAAAAACAGGAGAAGTAAAAATAGAAAAGGTTATGGGAGAGAATTTTTTGGAGTTTCTTTACTATAATCCTTTTGGAAAACTAACTTTAAATGCAGTTGTAAAAAGAAAAATTTTATCTGATTGGTATGGTAAAAAAATGTCTAGTCCAGAATCAAAAAATAAAATTAAAGATTTTATAAAAGATATGGATATAAATATGAATGAATATAAGTATCCAGCTGAGTATTATAATAATTTTAATGAATTTTTTTATAGAGAATTAAAAGATGGAGCTAGAATAATTGACAAGAATGAAGAAAGTCTTGCATCACCAGCAGATTCAAAAATATTAGCTTATGAAAATATAGATGAGATTCAAAAATTTTTTGTGAAAGGATCTGAATTTTCTTTAGAAGAATTTTTTCAGAGTAAAGATTTAGCTGAAAAGTATAAGGGTGGAACATTTGTAATTTTTAGATTAGCACCAGCAGATTATCATAGATTTCATTTTCCAACAAGTGGAAAAATATCTGAAAATAAAAAGATAGAAGGATATTATTATTCTGTTTCAACTCATGCTATAAAAACAAATTTTAGAATTTTTTCTGAAAATAAGAGAGAATATGCTATATTAAGCACTGAAAAGTTTGGGGATATAGCAATGGTTGATGTTGGAGCTACTATGGTTGGTGGAATAGTTCAAACTTATAAAGAGAACTCTTTTGTAAATAAAGGAGATGAAAAAGGTTATTTCTTATTTGGTGGATCAACTTGTATTTTAGTTTTTGAGAAAGATAAGGTTGAAATAGATAAAGATATTTTAGATAATACAAAAAATAAAATAGAAACAAGGATATACATGGGAGAAAAATTTGCCAATGCAAAAAAATAG
- the dtd gene encoding D-aminoacyl-tRNA deacylase yields the protein MRTVIQKVKCAKVSVDSKIIGEINHGFLVLLGITHDDSEKEVKWLANKIKDLRIFEDENQKMNLSLEDVKGEILIVSQFTLYGNCIKGRRPSFIDAARPEYAKELYLKFIDEFKNFGIKTEVGEFGADMQVELLNDGPVTMIIDTKDAKI from the coding sequence ATGAGAACAGTTATTCAAAAAGTTAAATGTGCTAAAGTCAGTGTAGATAGTAAAATTATAGGAGAGATTAATCATGGTTTTCTTGTCTTATTGGGAATTACACACGATGATAGTGAAAAAGAAGTTAAATGGCTCGCAAACAAAATAAAGGATTTAAGGATTTTTGAAGATGAAAATCAAAAGATGAATTTATCACTAGAAGATGTAAAAGGTGAAATATTAATTGTCTCACAATTTACTCTTTATGGTAATTGTATAAAAGGTCGTCGTCCATCTTTTATCGATGCTGCTAGACCTGAGTATGCAAAAGAATTATATCTAAAATTTATAGATGAATTTAAAAATTTTGGAATAAAAACAGAAGTTGGAGAATTTGGAGCTGATATGCAAGTTGAACTGCTAAATGATGGGCCAGTTACCATGATAATAGATACAAAAGATGCTAAAATTTAG